In a single window of the Halodesulfovibrio sp. MK-HDV genome:
- a CDS encoding VOC family protein translates to MKVEIDHLTLNVESPDVCVTFYTEVIGLTAENYDAWKEGKAKFPSVRINTHNMIHFFPPNMWEELGDLICTPGKANHVCLAFADKEWKALLKRLGEHKITIRGPFILGGSRGTGTSIFVTDPEGFTIELKTYDND, encoded by the coding sequence ATGAAAGTTGAAATAGACCATTTGACACTCAATGTTGAAAGCCCCGACGTATGTGTGACCTTCTATACCGAGGTTATCGGGCTGACCGCTGAGAACTACGATGCATGGAAAGAAGGAAAAGCAAAGTTTCCTTCCGTGCGAATCAACACGCATAACATGATCCATTTTTTCCCTCCGAACATGTGGGAAGAACTAGGCGATCTTATCTGCACACCGGGCAAAGCAAATCATGTGTGTCTGGCGTTTGCGGATAAGGAATGGAAAGCGCTGCTAAAACGACTTGGCGAACATAAAATCACTATCAGAGGGCCGTTTATCCTAGGTGGATCACGCGGAACGGGGACATCAATATTTGTTACTGACCCTGAAGGATTTACTATCGAATTAAAAACATACGATAACGATTAG
- a CDS encoding leucyl aminopeptidase, which translates to MDLRFQQAPAAEWQANTVLLFNFKDEAVTESIPNLSETIPWITITPAIQDAKGEKNQVTVAYGHPSIPLPRAIIVGLGERKSFTLKVLRDAVKTAALKCRELKVDTCAIPVETIDTIDEENAVLIEEAVASALIALHTYDALKTTQKEPAHTPRWMGLLSSEENFPDELHAAARRGEAAAAGVNYTRDLVNAPANVITPAVLAEKAEELGKKYNFKRTILGRKEIEKAGMGAFMSVAAGSDAEPKFIVLEHAPKGTETDDPIVFVGKGVTFDTGGISLKPSLGMHEMKCDMGGAGAVFGLFEALGNSDIERRVIGITPCTDNMPSSTATHPGDVVTSLNGKTIEVINTDAEGRLILVDALTYAQNEFKPAALINLATLTGACVVALGAHAAAVFSTDDELSKTITDTGELVGDRYWPMPLWDSYFETLKSDVADMKNVGSREGGAIHAALFLKQFVEKDVRWAHLDIAGPAYNTKGGATGFGVRTLLEIVRKGV; encoded by the coding sequence ATGGATCTTCGATTCCAACAGGCACCAGCCGCTGAGTGGCAGGCAAACACTGTTCTTCTTTTCAATTTCAAAGATGAAGCAGTAACAGAAAGCATCCCTAATCTTAGCGAAACTATTCCTTGGATTACCATTACTCCTGCAATTCAGGATGCAAAAGGCGAAAAGAATCAGGTAACCGTTGCATACGGTCACCCTTCTATCCCACTGCCACGCGCTATCATCGTCGGCCTTGGTGAACGCAAATCATTTACTCTTAAAGTACTCCGCGACGCTGTAAAAACAGCAGCACTCAAATGCAGAGAACTCAAAGTAGACACATGCGCAATTCCTGTTGAAACCATCGACACCATTGATGAAGAAAACGCAGTGCTCATCGAAGAAGCCGTTGCTTCCGCACTCATTGCCCTTCACACATACGACGCGCTCAAAACTACTCAGAAAGAACCTGCACACACACCTCGCTGGATGGGTCTGCTTTCTTCTGAAGAAAATTTCCCGGACGAACTTCATGCAGCAGCACGTCGTGGTGAAGCAGCAGCTGCGGGCGTTAACTACACCCGCGATCTCGTAAATGCTCCTGCAAACGTCATCACCCCTGCAGTGCTCGCTGAGAAAGCAGAAGAACTCGGCAAAAAATACAATTTCAAACGCACCATTCTTGGTCGTAAAGAAATCGAAAAAGCTGGCATGGGCGCATTCATGTCCGTTGCTGCCGGTTCCGATGCCGAACCAAAATTTATTGTTCTTGAACATGCACCAAAAGGTACCGAAACCGACGATCCTATCGTGTTCGTAGGTAAAGGCGTTACCTTTGATACCGGCGGGATCTCTTTGAAACCATCACTCGGTATGCATGAAATGAAATGCGACATGGGCGGCGCAGGCGCAGTATTCGGCCTGTTCGAAGCACTTGGTAACTCCGACATCGAACGTCGCGTTATCGGCATCACTCCATGTACCGACAACATGCCAAGCTCAACAGCTACCCACCCGGGTGACGTTGTAACCTCCCTCAACGGTAAAACCATTGAGGTTATCAACACTGATGCAGAAGGTCGTCTCATTCTTGTTGATGCACTCACCTACGCACAGAATGAGTTTAAACCGGCAGCACTCATCAACCTTGCAACCCTCACCGGTGCATGTGTTGTAGCTCTCGGCGCTCACGCAGCAGCAGTATTTTCAACAGACGATGAGCTTTCAAAAACAATCACCGATACAGGTGAGCTCGTTGGCGACAGATACTGGCCAATGCCATTGTGGGACTCATACTTCGAGACCCTCAAATCTGACGTTGCTGATATGAAAAACGTTGGTTCCCGTGAAGGTGGCGCAATCCACGCAGCACTATTCCTCAAACAGTTTGTTGAAAAAGATGTACGCTGGGCACACCTCGACATCGCAGGCCCTGCATACAACACCAAGGGCGGCGCAACCGGCTTTGGCGTTCGTACCCTGCTCGAAATCGTTCGCAAAGGCGTTTAA
- a CDS encoding malic enzyme-like NAD(P)-binding protein: MALFTKEEALEYHKAPRCGKVEVVPVKPCGSQKDLSLAYSPGVAEACKAIHADPETAALYTNRSNLVGVVTDGTAVLGLGNIGPLAAKPVMEGKGVLFKTFADIDVFDINLDIKDADQFIATVKAMEPTFGGINLEDIKAPECFYIEETLKREMDIPVFHDDQHGTAVISGAAIINACEITNRDIEKLKVVVVGAGAAGIACSKFYVALGVKRENIFMFDSRGLIHSGREGLNKYKAEFAQEKDHGSLEDVLKGADCFLGLSAKDLLSKKMVASMAENPIIFAMANPDPEIPYPDAKEASPNCIMGTGRSDFPNQINNVSGFPYIFRGALDTCATEINEAMKIAAATALAKLAKEPVPQSICEAYGVDSLEFGTDYVIPKPLDPRILEWVVPEVARTAMETGVARLDIDDFDVYKKELTARLEASHKRVDAFVASYYSK, from the coding sequence ATGGCGTTATTCACAAAAGAAGAAGCGCTGGAGTACCACAAAGCTCCTCGCTGCGGTAAAGTTGAAGTTGTTCCAGTAAAACCATGCGGTTCACAGAAAGACCTCTCTCTGGCTTACTCTCCGGGTGTTGCAGAAGCATGCAAAGCAATTCATGCTGATCCGGAAACAGCAGCCCTCTACACAAACCGCTCGAACCTTGTCGGTGTAGTTACAGACGGCACAGCCGTGCTCGGCCTTGGCAATATCGGCCCCTTAGCAGCAAAGCCTGTTATGGAAGGCAAAGGCGTTCTGTTTAAAACTTTCGCAGATATTGATGTGTTCGACATCAACCTCGACATTAAAGATGCAGACCAGTTCATCGCCACAGTTAAGGCAATGGAACCAACATTCGGCGGCATCAACCTCGAAGACATTAAAGCACCTGAGTGTTTCTACATTGAAGAAACACTGAAACGCGAAATGGACATCCCTGTTTTCCACGATGATCAGCACGGCACCGCAGTTATCTCCGGCGCAGCCATCATTAACGCATGCGAAATCACCAACCGCGACATTGAAAAACTCAAAGTTGTTGTTGTGGGCGCAGGCGCAGCTGGCATTGCATGTTCCAAATTCTACGTAGCACTCGGCGTTAAACGTGAAAACATCTTCATGTTTGACTCCCGCGGCCTTATTCATTCCGGTCGTGAAGGACTCAACAAATACAAAGCTGAGTTCGCACAGGAAAAAGATCACGGCTCCCTCGAAGACGTTTTGAAGGGTGCAGACTGCTTCCTCGGCCTTTCCGCAAAAGATTTGCTTTCCAAAAAAATGGTTGCTTCCATGGCGGAAAATCCAATCATCTTTGCAATGGCAAACCCTGATCCGGAAATCCCTTACCCTGACGCAAAAGAAGCATCTCCAAATTGCATCATGGGCACAGGCCGTTCCGACTTCCCGAACCAGATCAACAACGTTTCCGGCTTCCCGTACATCTTCCGCGGCGCATTGGATACATGTGCAACTGAAATCAACGAAGCTATGAAAATTGCTGCTGCAACAGCTCTTGCAAAACTTGCAAAAGAGCCGGTACCGCAGTCAATTTGTGAAGCATACGGTGTAGATTCTTTGGAATTTGGCACCGACTACGTTATTCCTAAACCGCTCGACCCACGTATTCTTGAATGGGTTGTTCCTGAAGTAGCTAGAACTGCAATGGAAACTGGCGTAGCGCGTCTGGATATTGACGACTTTGACGTATACAAAAAAGAACTCACTGCACGCTTGGAAGCATCACACAAACGCGTTGATGCGTTTGTAGCAAGCTACTATTCCAAGTAA